The Quercus robur chromosome 7, dhQueRobu3.1, whole genome shotgun sequence genome has a segment encoding these proteins:
- the LOC126691519 gene encoding uncharacterized protein LOC126691519 codes for MAGDPVKRNQNLYYHYHQDHGHTTEDCRNLWNHLDQLVREGKLCHLLHPSSDHPGQATQEPQKDVSLRPPTGTIHVILAAPGRTGSFPCRVLSVARLSAEDKERESKRSKKGSLLILEFSDEDKKGTIQPHDNALVVTLRIKGFDVKRVLVDPGSAVEVMYPDLYKGLNLRPEDLTAYDSPLVSFEGKTIVPKGQIRLPIQTGSEVIEMDFIMVNAYSPYTAIVDRPWIHALEAVCSTLHQKVKYPFGGRVEEIHGDQAMARQSMVAAISRQSNVESSASENL; via the coding sequence ATGGCTGGAGACCCTGTGAAACGCAACCAGAACCTGTATTATCAttatcatcaggaccatgggcataccactgaggattgtAGGAATTTATGGAATCACCTTGATCAGCTGGTCCGAGAGGGAAAGCTGTGTCACCTTTTACACCCTTCGAGCGACCATCCGGGCCAGGCAACGCAAGAACCTCAAAAGGATGTATCATTAAGACCTCCTACGGGGACAATACACGTCATCCTCGCCGCTCCAGGAAGAACCGGGTCATTTCCTTGCAGGGTGCTGTCTGTGGCTCGGCTCTCCGCCGAGGACAAGGAAAGAGAatctaaaaggtctaaaaagggAAGCCTTTTAATATTGgaattctcggatgaggataaaaagggaactatccaacctcaTGACAATGCCTTAGTGGTTACACTGAGAATCAAAGGTTTCGATGTGAAGAGGGTACTGGTAGACCCGGGCAGCGCAGTAGAGGTAATGTACCCcgatctatacaaggggctgaacttaaGACCGGAGGATTTGACGGCTTATGACTCTCCCCTTGTCAGCTTCGAGGGGAAGACTATTGTACCAAAGGGGCAGATCAGATTACCCATACAAACCGGGTCAGAGGTGATAGAGATGGACTTTATCATGGTCAATGCTTACTCGCCCTACACAGCGATAGTAGAcaggccatggatccatgcCCTGGAGGCCGTATGTTCTACACTTCATCAAAAGGTGAAATACCCCTTCGGAGGCCGAGTGGAAGAGATTCATGGAGATCAAGCCATGGCTAGGCAAAGTATGGTGGCTGCCATCTCACGCCAATCCAATGTTGAGTCCTCGGCTTCCGAGAACTTATAG